The Streptomyces achromogenes DNA segment CGACGCGGGCGCGCCTGTCAGCCCTCGCGCCGGGCCGGCTTCGGCGCCGGGAAGGCGGGGTCGAGGTCCTCGATGGCGCGCAGGGCGCCGCCCAGGGTCTTCACCAGCAGCTCGACCATGACCTCACGGGTGAACTCGGGACGGTCGATCCACTCCAGCGTGGCCCCCTCGACGCTGCACACCCAGGCGAGCAGAGCCATGCGCGGCAGCGGCGGCACGTCACTGCGGCCGTACGCGCCCTCGGCGATGGTCGCCACGATCGCCGCGCGCACGCCGTCCCGGATGCCGTGGACCTCGGTGTCGAAGCCGACGCCGCCGCTCACGATCGTGCGGTAGGCGGCCTGGTTGTGCTCGGCATAGCGCAGATAACCGTCGATGGTGCGCTGCACCCGGTCCACCTGGGGCAGTTCGAGACCGCTCGCCGCGAAGGTGACCAGATCCGCGACGGAATCCTGGATGATGGCCAGGTAATAGCCGCGCTTGGACTGGAAGTAGTAATAGATCAGCCCCTTGGCGACATGCGCCTGCCGGGCGATGTCGTCCATCGAGAGCGCGTCGTAGGACGTGTCGGCGAACAACTTCCGGCCGATGGAGATGAGTTCGGCGCGACGCGCCAGTGAGCGCTCGGTGCCGCGCGCCCGGGGACGTACCACTTCGCGCTGTTCACTGATATTCAATTTCGACCCTGGTCTCGGGCAGTCGGCGGGACATCCGCGGTATGTCAGGTCAACCGTGTGTCAGATCACACCCGTCAGAGCAGTCCGAGCTGGGTGACCAGCATCGCGAAAACCGCGACGAGGACCCAGCCCAGGGCGTGCTCCAGGATCTTCGGGCCGTCGGTTTCGGGGCCGCCGGTACGGGTGCGGGTGACAGTGGCTGTCTGAGCGGTCATGGTGTCTCGCTGAAGTCGGACGTACTGGTGGATCCCCCCACCGATCCGTC contains these protein-coding regions:
- a CDS encoding TetR/AcrR family transcriptional regulator, with translation MNISEQREVVRPRARGTERSLARRAELISIGRKLFADTSYDALSMDDIARQAHVAKGLIYYYFQSKRGYYLAIIQDSVADLVTFAASGLELPQVDRVQRTIDGYLRYAEHNQAAYRTIVSGGVGFDTEVHGIRDGVRAAIVATIAEGAYGRSDVPPLPRMALLAWVCSVEGATLEWIDRPEFTREVMVELLVKTLGGALRAIEDLDPAFPAPKPARREG
- a CDS encoding SCO1431 family membrane protein — protein: MTAQTATVTRTRTGGPETDGPKILEHALGWVLVAVFAMLVTQLGLL